The Macadamia integrifolia cultivar HAES 741 chromosome 4, SCU_Mint_v3, whole genome shotgun sequence genome contains the following window.
TAGTTTAGCACACCATACACATTCCAAGCCTGTAAAAAATACCAATCACAATGGAAAGGGATTATAAATGTATAATAGTCGACCTTCGTGAACTTTAGAAATCTGGCAAAGCATAATACATGAAACCATATAAAGTGCCCCCAAAGCATCCATCTGTAAATAGTGACAACTGATTCTCATTCAGTGTTGGAATAACATGAGTTTTAAGCCATCCATAAAATGTCAATGAGATATTGACGGAAAGGGTAGACAGACGTACCTCAGAAGTAAGTCAACAAGTAGCATAAGTggtgtccaaaaaaaaaaacctcacaaTGGATAACACTTCAATAACTAATTCATAAATGGTTAGGAAAGGAATTTTTGACATACTTGCAAAGAGACTCAACCCAGAAATATTATCGGGTCCATCCATCAAGCAGAAAAAGAATTCCAcataataaagggaaaattatctACCCAAATGACCAAACTAGAACTTCCAATCAAACAAATAACTCAATGTATCATTACCCATGCTACTTAAGAGAAGATTTACAGAAGTGCAGATCCAGACAAAAACTAAAACCCTTTCTTCATGTAAGATTTAATTACTAAAGACTGGTACCTGATCGTACTGCCTAAGAAGTGTAATCTCCTGCTCAGTTTTGCTCTTCATCTTGGCTCGGTACTGGCAAAAAGACTGGAACTGATAAACAAACTCATCGACCATATCCCACAACCATTGATTCGGCAACTGCATGTTCACCACACCATGCAACACAACCTGGAACAAACTACAGTAATTATCCCAGGAATCAATTCTCTGCCTCAGCGTGGGCGATAACCTCGCGTAGAGATGCCGAAACCACATCTCCCTGTACAACAAACAGAAGACATGGTCGTTATCGACGTAGGGGGCGACCGCATCCACTGAAGGCCAAGGACTCTCCTTGAACATCCGATCGCTAAGCTTCTGAAATGAACCCTCGTACATCTGATGAATCTCATAAACGTTCTTCTCCCTAATGTGCCTGTAAAGATGAACCACAAAGGTCTTCACCGAATCCGGAACGAAGTTAGGGTCGTAACCTTGGTCCTGTCCCTGCTGCTCCTGCCTGTGACCTCCACCATTGTCGTCGTACCCGGCCGCATCGTCATAGTCGTAAGAGGCCGCCATGATTGCTCCACAAACTGTAATCGGCAGAAAAAAGGATTTAACCTGCAAAATTTgcagaaacaaaagaagaggaaCTTCGGCTTCAGGAGAAGATTAGGGATTACGGTTTTGACGAAAGGGTTTCGTCAGTAGGGTTCAACCACCTATctagggtttttgtttggttttcGAAGCAGAGATCAGAAATAACGATGAAGCCTCAGAGCCggagagagaatgggagtctCACACAGGATTGTAGATAATCTTAACCGTTAAAAAAGATATTAATAATCGAGTGGAAAGTACTGATCTGATGAAAAGGTAGACCCATCACATGAAGGGTATTGATCCATACGTAACGGCACGAGGGGTTCATGTCTAAGCCGGCTTGAGCTAGCCCGACCAAGCTTGGCCTGATTCTTACCAAGCCCGATATAGAAAAtaaccaaagaaagaaaacctcaATAAATTACGAGTATGAGCCAAaacttttcttttatcttttgggGAGATCCCGGCTTCGTCTCTCTTTCAGCACCTCATTCCATCGGTAAGGCAACACACACCGTCGACCATGCATGGGCAGACGTGGGGGAATGAGATTCAAGAATATAGACTTGAGAGTCTTGTGTTGATCACcttcatttgtttgtttgtGCAATAAGGACTctctaatattatttttatctttatatttAAAATGTCACTACCATTGCAGGTGTACTTTATGCATATTGGTGTGCTAATTTTTTCACTGAAAGGTCATTTATATCAAgaagaaaaaggtaaaaaatataCAAGTTGGGGCCTAAGTGACACTAGAGACATTACAAGAATGTGAAGGGATGAAAATCTAGGATTACTTTCCCACTTTTGGCATCAGCAGGAAAGAGATCCACTGCTCCAccagaaaaacaaaatcaatgaaACCGAAATCTGGCTCTTTTCTTTGCATCCGCTCTAATCTCGGTTAGAATAGAATTAGGAAGAGATGAAAAAACCGACGAGACACCACTTTTCGTTGCACCATTAGCCAAATAATCAATTATTGGGTTCACTTATCTGAAGCAATGAATCAGCTTCCATTGAATTTCTTCAAGGTAAGGTTACCGGTATCTCCAGAGTTGGGATATAGACCATGGGATGGAATATCTATAGACTGCCATTGTGACAGTCGTAAAGTCCGTTTTAATCCATAGCTTCTGAATAACCAATTGTTTCACATACATAATACTGTGCACTAGCCCTTCAAATACAATCTCATAATTGTTTACAATGCCAAGGAATTCCAAAGGAGAACACAATTCTTGTGTCTGAATTTCAAATAACACCACCTGCACCAGCTCGCCTTGGGTTTCCAAGAGAGCACCCGTCAATGTTAAGCTTCAGCCATGTGTTTGAAGGAGCACACCAAATAATCTTTAGAATTCTGGAGGCTTTTGGGGGATATAAATTCGCACCCAAATATCTGGCCATTGACTCAGCCGCCCAAAAAAACCTCTACACTTTAGCATGGGAAAAAAGCCCTTTAATGGATATTAGAATTTTTTGAATGACTAGACTAGCTCTTATTATTTTCATATCTTCTAGCATTCTGTTGCATCCAAAGAAATTTTGGAATTAATATAACCCCAGCCAGCCATATCTGCTTCAAGGGAACatacttatttttccttttccaccatcCTACTAGACCCTCGATCGAAGTTTGAGGAACCCTAACTATGTTAAACAAAGAAGTAAAATTTGATCAGATTATCTTTGCAAAGTTGCACTCCAGAAAGAGGTGAAGAAGAGACTCAAAGGAGTTGTAATAGAGATCACATATCGAGGACAGGGTAAGTACATTTAGTGGTGACCACATCATTAGTTGACAGTTTTCCATATATTAGTTTCCACCCAAAGAGAAATTGACGAGGTAGAAGACCCGATTTCCACACTATAGAGAACCATGAGACTTTGGAACTTTTTTTCCTTATCTCTTCCCAGGCAAAGCTGATCATGAAAGTACCTGACAATGAGGGATTCCAGCAACGTTTATCATCAACTTGATATAGCGGTATAGGTATAGCCCTAACTTTAGACTAGCTCTCAATGCCTCTGAGTGAACGTGAGGTAAAACCCAAGAGAAGTTCTGAATAAAATCTTTCATTGGTTTCTCTCTGGGGAACAAAGACACATTTGTTCCTATCATGTCCTCAATTGGTTGATCTTCCAACCATTTGTCTTTCCAAAGTCTAATTTTACTCCCATTACCAACAATCCACCTTTCTTTAGAGGCAATAAAATCCCACATCTTCTTTATGTTAGGCCATATCGAAGAAGTTGTAAGGTCTCCTTAGCATTCCCGTAttgataaacgattcaatcttgagaatgtgaaatgcaaaccattatgttttgttaaaacaacaaaacaactaagcaaaagaaaatattttaatagaaaatagtctcaagcaTCTATCAAGTCTCAAAcgcatctaacaagtcagtaagtaatgcttatagtagggattttcttcttctcccccctcccccaaaataatgtgttataatattgaaaaatatatatttaatatgccatagtataagcaaaaattacattttttatcAATATACGTTCTACTTAGTGCGTTAgattaatttaatcggcattccaaacaatgagcaagctacctctagaattacttgcaagcttatagcattcaatctttgaatcaaatgagatactaatgatattttgcaaccactttatttaatctttaaatgggttaatcggattggttttgatggtttaaacggtttggtTTTCACGGTTCTAATTaagtttgaaaccaacgggttaaacggCTCAGTTCAGTttcaacccgtttagctaattggcctgaaacttgaaaccagaatcgaaccatttattaaacggttttttgatttcgataaatggtttcggtttcaaattcacgtCCTTAGCCTCATTCCTAGTGACTTCGATAGCCAAGGTGATGTGCATTGCATTCCCTTGTATGTGTTCCCGAGCCCAAAGTGAGTAACACAAGCTCCGAAGTCTTTTTGACCCAAATAGGGAAGTTGGGGTTTCGGCTATTTATTCAGTGTAACTCCCCAATGGCCCGATGGAAATAGGATCAATCAGGTTTAGATGAAAGGTGAGAAGACCCCCTACGATCCCCATGAAACAATCCTTGGAAATTAGGCCTGAGATGGCGAAGCCCTATGAAGTTGTTGAACTTTTGGGGCTGGTCACAAGTAGGAGCCCACGAGTGACTTTGGGGTCCAAATTGGCCTCCGTTCACCCCATCGGATGGACACAGTCTCCAACCAATGACTTGCATCTTATGGGTTTGTTGTATTCTGTTGTATTTTCAATTTTGACACTTTTGGGGGGGAAATCCTGTGGAACCCCATGCATACTTTTGACACATTTTAACATCCGTTTACCCTTGTAACTAGGATAGAGACAATCACAACTCAATGAGACCTAGCAGGGTTTGATTCGGGTATCCAAACTCAGGAATTTCACTAGCCTGGTCAACAgacaaggtgagtggtggtctaactttcttttggagtgttttgACCTTTTAGAATTGTATGTATGCCATGCAATCATGTTTTATAAATTACATCACATGTATGCTATATTTGAATTGTATAACATGTTTTATTAAATTTGGTTTgtatatttgatttgattgtgtGAAAGGGATTCAGTGTGGCTGAGGGGGATTCTGGTATCGTGAGCGCCATGTGAATGTttgcatcatgcattgggtgTCATTAGAGTTACCTATGGCTATGGTTATGCAGTGTCgccgatggtaattccagtACCGTGTACACCATAGTCATACTTGGAAATGTGTGCGaggtgtggccgatggtaattctggtacTTCGTATCCTATATTACATTGTATACATGTTAGTTAGGCTTGGACATAGATGCAATGTGATtgatggtgattccggtatcGTATATTATACTACTTGTATCACTAtagaaggcatgtagcatattgtGGTTGGGTCTCATTCCCTATGCCATAATTCATTGCCAACAAggggtgaggtgttggataactaAACAAtggtatgttcaatgaaccATTCCGAAATGCCCCTTGTATGGTACGATGCGATTATTGTCAGATGTGAAAACTAGTCCAGTGTGATCGATGGTAATTCCGATGACGTGAttactaggagggggttatcaggggttttttgggtgatTGATTGTCACATTCTGATATTGACAGACTCCTAATCACGACTAAAGTTTGTATTGCTAGGTGACCGGTATGTGATTTTTTGGACTAaagatacaacctaatgcatcGTAGTGACATGAACCTGAGTTAGTTGTATGTCAGGTGACTGAAGTAAAatgaattttaatattttacttGGATTAAAACATGTAAGAATACATGGATGGACAATTACTCAAGTCTGGTGTGAAGCAAAGGAATTAAAACAATTCTTTTTCAAGCCAACAACCACACTTCTTGACCTTTGAAAGATCCCCATTTTTTAGATTtgtataattctctctctctctctctctctctctctcatatttttccAGCTCTGGCCTAGCGATgacatgatttttttctttcgtcAAAACCATTAGCTTTTGTAAATATCACCAAACATTACCCATTTCCATCACTGACAAGGATATTGATGTAATTTCATCCATGCAGtaatgacttaaaaaaaaaaaaaaaaaaaaaacccaaattgttACCAAAAGAGGAAATTATAAGGCAATATGAAAAATCGAGTTCTGAACCAtcagattcaaactcaattcaatTCCACCCATTTATCTGACCTATGTTGATTCCAATCTAACTGCTGTAATCGTCGATAGACCTGCCCGAGCCCCGAGGACAGTCTTATTTTGGCCTTTTCCTCCTTCTGGTCACGTCTCCACTATCCCCTGAGCTGCAAATAGATACTCTTCGTTCATCACCAACCATCTCagtttttttaaaatatgaCCAAACTACCCTTCTTCTTAGCTTTAATTGATCTGCTGGTACATCTCACACCGTCAGTCACTCACTACTGAGTACTGACAGAGTACTGTTGGGCTTATGCGAGAGAGCAATTAcacagagaataaaataaacaaaacaattGGATGGAAATATTCGAAAGCCGAGAatgtagggaaaaagaaaacattacTTCTTTCCACGCACAGCAGACAGCTCTGTCTCTCTTGGATAGAGAGGTTTTATTGAGACAACAACAAGAACAGCTTCAGGGAGGGTAAAGCAGAGTTCTTTGGCCTCTGCACTTTAATGGGTTTTCTGAAACTTGTCTGGTAATTGCAttgtttctttccttcttaccTTCTTTATTTCTGTGTGTGAAGCTTCAGGACTTCAATTCCTGCTATTCTCTTTCATGTCTTCTCTTGTACTCTGCTCTTCTAGGGTGGAAATCAGGAAATTACTTCAGTGTTTAAGCTTGCATGAACTGTTTACCCTATAAAATTAAACTTTCCCTTTTTCCTGGTAAACAACAATGCATGCGTGTCTCAAAAATTCTTCTTCTAACATTAGTTTTTGTCATATTGATGTGGAAACAACATGGTTTTGAAAAGGGTAGCAAGGTATGtgaagtttcctaatttataGAGTTTTTGGCAAATTTCCTAATTTAGTGAGGACCCTTAATTTTTGTTGATCAGCTCTTCTTCGGCAACTTGTTTATACCTTGTAACTCTGCATGCATGAGTATAATAATATTTGGTTTCTTCTGGATTTCTAATTCATGGTTTTGCATAGTTGCTGGTTTCTAATCCCTGATGATTCTTTGTGTCAATTTGTCTCTAGATACAGTACTAAGTGTATGGTTTTCCTGCACTATTGGGCTTGTTAGAGAGCTCCATCTTGATCAGTGAACAGCCATGGCAAAGAGACATTTGTAT
Protein-coding sequences here:
- the LOC122077136 gene encoding eukaryotic translation initiation factor 3 subunit L-like; the protein is MAASYDYDDAAGYDDNGGGHRQEQQGQDQGYDPNFVPDSVKTFVVHLYRHIREKNVYEIHQMYEGSFQKLSDRMFKESPWPSVDAVAPYVDNDHVFCLLYREMWFRHLYARLSPTLRQRIDSWDNYCSLFQVVLHGVVNMQLPNQWLWDMVDEFVYQFQSFCQYRAKMKSKTEQEITLLRQYDQAWNVYGVLNYLQALVEKSMIIQILEQEKEGLEQFTATDGYDYNGGSNVLKVLGYFSMVGLLRVHCLLGDYHTGLKCLQPIDISQSGVYTSVIGSHITTIYHYGFANLMLRRYVASL